From the Trueperaceae bacterium genome, one window contains:
- a CDS encoding ABC transporter permease — translation MKAFIFRRIGIVIPLLFLISVISFVIILLPPGSYVETYVQNLEERGFAMDDGQIEALYRQYGLDRHPVAQYLVWMKNFLLKGEMGRSFIYNRPVTDIILERLPMSITITFVSLLVTWIIAIPIGIFSALRQYSIGDYFATTLGFIGLALPNFLLALGLAYFVFVGTGHAITGLFSFEFKNAPWSLARWIDLLKNVWLPVLVIAVAGTAALIRILRATLLDEIKKQYVTTARAKGMRENQLILKYPVRMAINPLVSTIGWTLPFIVSGEIIVSQVLGLETLGPVLLAAALGEDMFLVGSIVMILSALTVIGTLLSDILLAWVDPRIRFERTTG, via the coding sequence ATGAAAGCGTTTATCTTCCGCCGCATCGGCATTGTCATTCCGCTGCTGTTTTTGATCTCAGTCATCTCCTTCGTGATCATCCTGCTACCACCGGGAAGCTACGTCGAGACCTACGTCCAGAACCTCGAGGAGCGTGGTTTCGCCATGGATGACGGACAAATAGAGGCGCTCTATCGCCAGTACGGCCTAGACCGACACCCCGTAGCTCAGTACCTGGTATGGATGAAGAACTTTCTCTTGAAAGGTGAAATGGGGCGCTCGTTCATCTACAACCGCCCGGTCACCGACATCATCCTCGAGCGCCTGCCGATGTCAATCACAATCACCTTCGTGTCTCTGCTAGTGACCTGGATAATCGCTATTCCCATCGGCATCTTCTCTGCCTTGCGGCAGTACTCGATCGGGGACTACTTCGCCACTACCCTCGGCTTCATCGGGCTGGCGCTGCCCAACTTCCTGCTTGCGCTGGGACTCGCCTACTTTGTGTTCGTGGGCACTGGGCACGCAATCACAGGCCTATTCTCGTTCGAATTCAAGAACGCGCCATGGTCACTAGCTAGGTGGATCGACCTGCTCAAGAACGTGTGGCTACCGGTGCTGGTCATCGCGGTGGCCGGCACCGCTGCACTGATCAGGATCTTGCGGGCGACGCTGCTTGACGAGATCAAGAAGCAGTACGTCACAACTGCCCGCGCCAAAGGCATGCGGGAGAACCAGTTGATCCTTAAGTACCCCGTCCGTATGGCCATAAACCCCCTAGTCAGCACCATCGGCTGGACCTTGCCCTTCATCGTGAGCGGCGAAATCATCGTTTCCCAAGTGCTGGGGCTCGAGACGCTCGGCCCGGTACTGTTGGCCGCAGCGCTGGGCGAGGACATGTTCCTGGTCGGCAGCATCGTAATGATCCTCAGTGCCCTCACCGTCATCGGCACCCTGCTGTCCGACATCCTGCTGGCATGGGTCGACCCACGAATCCGCTTCGAACGGACTACGGGGTAA